The Chlorobaculum sp. MV4-Y genome contains the following window.
TCCAAAACCATCCGCAGCGGCGAGCTGGTTGCAGCGCACGGGCGCGTCACCTTTTTCGGACGCACGCCGGGGATGCAGCATCCCGACTTCGACAAGCTTGGCGGCGATGACGAGAGCGGCGACGGTCAGCGGGACGACGAACTCTACAAGACTGGCGCGATCATCCCGATCTACCCCACCACCGAGGCGATGAAGCAGGCGGGCCTCAATTCGGCGGCGCTGTGGCGCATCGTGTACCGCGCATTCCGCGAGCAGCCGTTGCGCATCACGGAGTACCTCAGCCCGGAGATCATCGATTCCTATAACCTGATGCCTATCGGCGAGGCGTACCGGCAGCTCCATTTTCCTGACTCCGCCGAAGCGCTCGAACAGGCGCGCTACCGCATGAAGTGGAGCGAGCTGTTTTTCGCGCAGCTCTTTTTCGCCCTGCGCCGTACCGAAGAGCGAAGGCACCTCACCTCGGCGCGGTTCGAGCGCTCCGGCGAAAAGACTGCCGGGCTGCACGAGCGGCTGCCCTTCACCATGACCGGAGCGCAGAAGCAGGCGGTGCGCGAAATCTACCACGATCTCAAAAGCGGTCGCCAGATGAATCGCCTTTTGCAGGGCGACGTGGGTTCGGGCAAGACGCTCGTAGCGCAGTTCGCCATGACGCTTGCGGTCGATAACGGCTTGCAGGCGGCCTTCATGGCGCCGACCGAAATTCTCGCCTTTCAGCATTACGCCGGTCTCAAGCATTCGCTCGAACCGCTCGGTATCCGCGTCGCGCTCCTGACCGGTCGCCAGAAGAAAAAAGAGCGCGAGGTGCAACTTGCCCGGCTCGAACGGGGCGAAATCGACATCGCCGTCGGCACCCACGCTATCATCGAAGCAGGCGTGCAGTTCCACCGGCTCGGCCTCGTCATCATCGACGAGCAGCACCGCTTCGGCGTGTTGCAGCGCAAGGCGTTGCAGGAAAAAGCCGAGAACCCGCACGTGCTGCTCATGACCGCCACGCCGATTCCGCGTACGCTCACGATGGGCATCTACGGTGACCTCGACGTCTCTGTCATCGCCGAAATGCCCGCCGGGCGCAAGCCGATCCAGACGCGCCTCTGCCGCGAGGAGCAGAAGCCGGAGCTGTATCGACTGCTACGCAAGCAGATCGCCGAGGGGCGGCAGGCGTATATCGTCTATCCGCTGGTTGAGGAGTCGGAGAAGATGGATTTGAAGGCGGCCACCGAAAGCTACGAGCAGCTCAAAAGCGAGGTGTTCCCGGAGCTGCGGCTCGGGCTGATTCATGGCCAGCTTCCGGCGGTGGAGAAGGAGGCGGTGATGGCGGAGTTTCGCAGCGGGCGGCTCGACATTCTCGTTGGCACGACGGTGATCGAGGTGGGCGTCGATGTGCCCAACGCCACCATCATGGTGATCGAGCACGCCGAACGCTTCGGTATTTCGCAGCTTCACCAGCTCCGGGGGCGCGTCGGGCGCGGCGAACACGCCTCGTCGTGCTACCTTGTTTACACGAAGCTTGCCGGTGATGCCAAGGAGCGATTGCAGGCGCTCGCCTCGACCGGCGACGGCTTCCGCCTCTCCGAGATCGACTTGCAGATTCGCGGCGCGGGCAACATGCTGGGCCGCGAGCAGTCCGGCGCGGCGAGCGGCCTGAAGATCGCCGACCTGCTCACCGACGGCGACATCATGCGCTCGGCGCGAGCTGCCGCCTTCGAGCTGATCCGCCGCGACGAAGCGCTTTCGCATCCGGATCACGCCCTTATCAGGGATTACTACATGACCCATTTCCGCAAGCGCATTTCGCTGGCCGATGTGGGGTGAGTGTCCACTACAAGCAGTTTATCCTGCTATCAAAGCCAATGATTGGGGGGGCAGCAGCTTCCGTAATGGAATCGAAAAAGATTATATTCAATGTTTTGCGCTCCTACCCCGATTCGTCCCGCCCAGGGTCGGCATATCGGTGCGGCGGGGGATAATCAAGTTCAGCCTTTTTGCATGAAAGAAACGCTTTCGGGTGTGGTGACGCGGGTTACCGGCGCATCCTATATCGTTGAAACCGCTGATGGCCTGAAGGTCAGGTGCCGAACCGTGCCCAGCACCGTGAGCGAAAACGAGGGTGCAAATCTCGTGGCGGTTGGCGACCGGGTTGGGTTCAGGCTGAAGGTCTCAGAGACCGACATGGCGGAAGGGGTGATTACCCGCGTCGAAAAGCGGTGCACGGCGCTGGTTCGACGGCGGGAGGTGAGGCGCAACCGGAGCAAGGAGAAGGAGCAGGTCATCGTCGCGAACATCGACCAGCTCGTGCTGATCACCTCGTTCGACGATCCGCCCTTCAACAGCCGCCTCGTGGATCGCTACCTCGTCTTCGCCGAATCGGAGAAGTTGCCGCTTCTGATCGTGGTCAACAAGATCGATCTCGACGAAGATGGCATGGTCGAAGAGGATCTGGAGGTCTATCGCCAGCTCGATTGCAACATCTGCCTCGTCAGCGCCGAGGATGGCCGGGGAATCGAGGAGTTGCGCGAGCTGCTGCACGACCGCATGTCGGCCTTCAGCGGCCACTCCGGCGTGGGAAAATCGACGATCATCAACCTGCTTGTCGGACGCGAGGAGCTGCGGACTGCCGAGACGAGCTGCAAGACCGGCAAGGGGGTGCACACCACCACCAGTTCGGCGATGTTTTCGCTGCCGGGTGGTGGCTACGTGATCGATACACCGGGCATCCGCGAGTTCAACCTCTCCGGCATCACCCGAGAGAACCTGCGCTTCTACTACACGGAGTTTCTGCGCTACATGCCGGAGTGCGCCTTTTCGTCGTGCAGCCACACGGTTGAACCGGGGTGTGCCGTGATTGCGGCGGTCGAGTCGGAGTCTATCGCCCCGGAACGCTACGAGAGCTACCTCGCCCTGCTCGATTCGCTTGAGGAGTGAGTAGGGTGTTGTCGTCGGGCGTGGATCTGGAGCGAATAACACATCAGCAATAATAATTTGCCAGGGAATCTGGAGCAGAGTCCTGTCATTCTGAGTCCGACTTTGTCGGGCGAAGAATCCAGAGAGTTACATAAGGTGAAATGAATTAATGATTTATCTGCCTGTTTCCGAAGAGGCTGGATTCTTCACTTCGCTTTGCTCCGTTCAGCATGACAAGAGTAATCCATAACCCGAATACCAAAAAGAACCCATAGCTATGATCGTTACCATCAATCCAGCGACCGGCGAAAAGCTTGCCGAATATCCGGTGATGATTGCCGGGCAGATCGATACCGTGCTTCGCCAGGCTGACGGCGATTTCCGTCAGTGGCGCACGACCGGCTTCGAGGAGCGGAGCGCCTGCATGAAACGGCTCGGCGAGCTGCTTCGTACGGAGGCTGCCGAGCACGGGCGGATTATTACGCTTGAGATGGGCAAGCCGCTCTCGCAGGCGGTGGCCGAGGTGAACAAGTGCGCCTGGGTGTGCGATTACTTTGCTGACCATGCGGAGGAGTTTCTCCAGCCCGAAAAGAGCGAGATCGACGGCGCAACGGGTATGGTGACCTTCGACCCGCTTGGGGTGATTCTCGGCGTGATGCCGTGGAACTTTCCTTACTGGCAGGTGCTGCGCTTCGCTGCGCCGATCCTCATGGCAGGCAACGGCATCGTGGTGAAGCACGCGCCGAACGTGACCGGCTGTGCGATTGCCATTGAAAAGCTGTTCCGCGATGCCGGGTTTCCAGAGCACCTCTACCGCGCGCTGCACATCGACCTCGACGAGGTTGACCGTTTGACCGGCTTCATGATCGACCATCCGGTGATCAAGGCGGTCTCCGTGACCGGCAGCACCGGCGCGGGTCAGGCGGTGGCTGCCAAGGCGGGCAAGGCGCTGAAGCGCAGCGTGCTGGAGCTGGGCGGCAGTGACCCCTACATCGTCCTCGACGACGCCGATCTGCGCCAGGCGGTCGATGTGTGCGTCGCGGGACGGCTGCTCAACGCGGGCCAGAGCTGCATTGCCGCCAAGCGCTTCATCGTGCAGTCGGGCGTGATCGGCGAATTCACGCGGATGATTGTCGAAAAGATGCAGCGGGCGGTGATGGGCGATCCGTTCCGCGAGGGCACCGAGGTCGGGCCGATTGCCCGCGAAGACCTGCGCGACCTCGTCCATGCGCAGGTGCAGCGGAGCGTCGAGGCCGGGGCTGAGCTGCTCTGCGGCGGCCAGGTGCCGAACGCGCCGGGCTGGTACTATCCGCCGACCGTGCTCTCCGGCGTCAAACCGGGAATGCCCGCTTACTCGGAGGAGATCTTCGGCCCGGTGGCCACCATTATTGAGGTAGCCGATGATGAAGAGGCGATCGCCATTGCCAACGACAGCGAGTTCGGACTCGGCTCGGCGGTCTTTTCGCAGGATACCGACCGCGCGCTCGGCATCGCCCGGCGGCTCGAAGCGGGAAGCTGCTTTATCAACTCGATGGTCAAGTCCGACCCGCGCCTGCCGTTCGGCGGTGTCAAGAAGTCGGGTTACGGGCGTGAGCTGTCGCACCACGGTATCCGCGAGTTCGTCAACATCAAGACGCTGCTTCTGCCGGGCTGACCGGGCGCGGCGATGGCGTTCCGGGGATGGGATAAGCTGCCGATTCGCATCGAGACCGGCGAAACGGTCGAGGCGATTGCGCCGGTGATCGTTTCAGCCAGCCGCGCCACCGACCTTCCGGCATTTCACGCCGAATGGTTCATGGCGCGGCTCCGCGCGGGCTACGTGCAGTGGCGTAATCCATTCAACGCCCGGCAGACGCAATACGTCTCGTTCCGTAAAACGCGAGCCGTGGTTTTCTGGAGCAAGAACCCCGCACCACTGTTGCCGCACCTCTCCGAAATCGATGCCTTGGGCATCAACTACTACTTCCAGTTCACCCTGAATGACTACGAGACTGACGGCTTCGAACCGGGCGTTCCGCCGCTCGCCGAACGGCTCGAGACCTTCCGCCAGCTTGCTGGACGCATCGGCCCGGAGCGCATCGTCTGGCGCTTCGACCCGCTCGTGCTGACCGACCGCCTCACCGCCGATGTGCTGCTGGAACGGATTGAGCGCCTTGCCGGAGCGTTGCGCGGCTGCACGCGGAGACTTGTCGTCAGCTTCGCCGACATCGAATGTTACCGGGCGGCACGTCGCCGTTTGTCACGCATAGGCGCTGGCGCTCGCGAGTTTACGCCGGAGGAGATGGACGAGTTCGCCGCCCGGCTGGTCGAACGCAACAAGGATTGGGGACTCGAACTTTCGGCCTGTGCCGAGGATAGTGAACTGGCAGGGATTGCAAAAAGCCGGTGTATCGATGGCCATTTGCTGGCGAGCTGCTTCGGCGACGACGGTGAACTGATAGAATTTCTCGGCGGCGGCACCCTTTTTCCTGGCGATGCGCCAGTCAGCGCTGCGCTGAAGCATCAGGGGCAGCGCAAGGCCTGTGGCTGCATCGTGAGCAAGGACATCGGCGCATACGGAACTTGCGGACACGGCTGCCTCTACTGTTATGCGTGCCGATAGCCGTAGTATTGCGTTGGGGTGGGATGGCGTAAAAAACAAACCGGGGCGTTGATTGCACCCCGGCGGTTTGATTCGGTGGTGTCTGTCAGGTGTCAGATCACTTCCGATGCGAGTTCTGACAGGTAGGTCTTGATCGACTTGTGCTTGTCCAGACCGAGTTTTCGGTGCATCCGGTAGCGGATGCTCTCCATGCCTCTGGTCGAAATGCCGATTGACCGCGCGATCTCCCGCGTGTCGTAGTTGAGCTTGACCATCAGGCTTACCCTGAGTTCACGCTGGTTGAGGTTCGGGTGCTTTTTCTGAAGCTTGGAGAGGAACTCCGAGTCGCCGACGGTGAGTTCGGTTTTGAGACGTTTTTCGGTCAGTTCGGTCTCGATCATACTGTGGCACTCCTCGAGAATCTTCTGCTTGGCCGCCGATTCGATGTCGAGGCTCTTGATCTGGTCGCAGATCAGGTGCAGGGAAGAGGTCTTTTCGCCGACAGCCGTGGAAATTCTTGTCAGCTCCATCTCCTGAGCGGCGATTCTGGATTTCAGCGCAGTTTTTTCCTGCTCGAATCGCTGGATCTCTTTTTTGCCCAGTTCGATTTGGGCATTGAGCTGGATGATTTTCTGACTCAGCTTTTGCTCGTTTTCTGCCTTGAGCTGGCGCATCTCCTTTTCATGGAGTTCTTCTCTGGCTTTCAGATCCTCCTGCATGTGATCGATAGCCTTGAAGTAGGGGTAGAAGGGACTATCGGTGGGTGGAAGGAATATTTTCTGATTGAGCATGTTGAGCCACGAAATTCTGGCAATAGTCGCGAGAAATTCATTTTTCATCGAGATTTCTTCATCGACATCCTGATCCTCCGGCTTCTCGGGAGCTTTGCCTGACCGGTACTCCAGGAGGGTGGTCATCGCATCGCGATAGCCTTCCCTGAGCAGGACTGTCATCGTGTGGGGCGCCATTGCGGCGAAGGTTTCGATGATGATTCTGCACGACTCGTTGATGTTGTAAAAAACGACTACGGCAAAATCGAGACCCGAGCGGTAGACGATGTCGTTAATGCCCTGCTTGTACTGGAATGATATGTCGCTGATGTTGTTCATGTCCCACAGGAGGTAGAGCGGAGAGCCCTTGATTCCACTCTCTTCGAGCACATCGTGAACCAGCTCGATGCTCATGGAGTTCAGCGTTATCGGATGATCCGACTCGACATAGTGGTGAAAAATGTTGTCACCTATAAGCTCGAGGCGTTTGACATAGTCGGCACCGGCCGGGATTGATTTCCAGTTGTGTTTTGAGGTAACCGGAAGATTGGAAACTGGGCAGGTTTGCATGGCGCTTCAATTAATTGCGTTATTAAAGCCAGCTGTCATGAAGTATAATTATACTGTTATGACGCAGATGTTACACATATTATACAACTTTTCCTTCTATTATTCCCAATAATTACGGAGGATCAGGTAATACGTGTGGCGAATTTTCTTTGTTGAATCGATATCGTGTTTAACGTATCGTTCTGGCAGGATTCTGTGGTGGGGATACTTTTTTTGCCGTGAGCATTCACCGGCATTCATGCATGTTTCGGTTTGGTAACGGCAAATGCATGAATGCAGCGCTTCACTTGGCGACTCAGAGCGATTCGGTGGCCAGGTTCGTAAGATAGGTCTTAAGGGAGTTGTGTTTGTCGAGACCGATTTTCTTGTGCAGCCGGTAGCGGATGCTTTCGATGCCTCTGGTCGACAGGCCGAGAGACCTGGCGATGTCGCGTGAGTGATAGTCCAGCTTGATCATCAGGCTGATTCTGAGCTCTCTCTGATTGAGATTCGGGTGCTTTTTCTGGAGTTTGGAGAGGAAGACGGAGTCTGTTTCAGTAAGTTCGGTGTTGATCAGCGCGGCCTGGTTGCTGGTTTCGAAGAGCGTGGCGCATTGGGCTGAAATCTTCTCCATTGCTGCCGGATCGATGTTGATCTTCTCGATCATTTCGCACAAAGAGCGCAGAGCAGCGTTTTTTTCGGCATTTGCCGTTGAAATTCTGGTGGCTTCGATCTCCTGTGCGGCAATTCTGGAAAGCAGTGCGGACTTCTCTGCCTTGAATCGCTGCTCGCTCCTTTTGCATATCTCGATCTGCTCGTCGAGCAACGAATTCTTGCTGGCCAGAAGTACCCGGAACTCCTGTTCTATCCTTTCGATGCTCTGCTGATGCTCCTCCTCCAGAGCTTGCAGGTCGCGGCGCATCATATCGAGAATTTCGAAATACGGGTATGAGGCGTGATTTTCAGGAGGGAATATTTCCAGCTGGTTGAACTGCCTGAGCATGAGTATTCTCGATACTTCGGCAAGGAACGCATTGCTGAAAGCCTTGTCTGTTCCTGCATCGGGTTTTGTACTGGCAACATTGCCTGATTTGAAGTCGAGAATTGAGGTTACCGCCTCTTTGTATGATTCGCAGAGCATGACCGGCAGCTTCTCTGTTGAGAGGCTTTGCAACATTTCAAGCTGAAGCCTGACGGATGGCTTGATATTATAAAGCACAATAAGCCGGAGGTCGGACTCCTGGGCGGTGAGCAGGTTCGTGAACTCTCTCTTGTATGAGAATTTGAGATCGATGATGGGCTCACAATCGATCATAATAAATACCGGCTTGCCGGTGAGATTTTCTTCGCCAATCAGTGATGTGAAATCGGCGGAATACAGATGATCCGGAATGATGCCCTGGCTGGCCAGTTCCTGCACATGAATGATATCATTGCCGATCAGGCTGTATTTTCTGGTATAATTGCCCTGGCGATTTTCGAAGCTCCAATGTTCTTTTCGGTAACCGAAAGTCCTGAAACTGGGCACTGGGTCATGGTGAGGGACTTTAGGAGTTGAGGAGATGAAAATTACAGGAAACTATACAAACTACTTAAATATCCGATATTATATGGTTTTAAAAAACTGTTTACGTGATAATATTTTACGTTATAAGCTCAATTTTGCATGGGTTTGTCGTTCTGTTTCAATCAAATTTTAAGCCATGCCGGTAAGAATACTTTTTGTCTGTTACGAAAATATCTGCTGTTCTCCGATGGCGGAGGGCGCTTTCGGACACGCCGCGTCGCTGCACGGAGCTGGTGGCTTCTTTGAAGTCGAATCTGCCGGAACGGTGTGCTACCAGTCCGGTTCCTCTCCCGACCACCGCGCTGTTCGGTCTGCGGAGCGCCACGGCATCGACATCTCTTCGATTCGGGCGCAGTGCATTGACGATCTCGATCTTGGTCGTTTCGACCGGATTTTCGCGATGGATGCAGAGAATCATCGTGACATGCTCGACGCGCTCGACGGTCTGCCGGTGCCGGTGCACATGATGACCGATTTCGCCCACTCCGACGCGGGCGCGGAAATCGAAGACCCTTATTACGGCAGCGAAGAGGGCTTCGGCCGGACCATGGAGCAGCTTCTGCGCAGCGCTACGGGAATTGTGTCGGCCTTGCGGGAGGCATATGAACTGCCCATCGGCGAACTCCAAGCCGGGGCGATTTTTCACCACACCGGAAACGGCGATGGGCGGTAGCGTTACCTTCATTTTCAATCCCGCTGCCGACAAGGGGCGCGCCGCCTCGAAAGCCGATCTCATCGAGCGCTCGCTCGCGCACTTCGAGACGGCGTCGCTTGAAACGACGCGCTTCGCCGGACACGCCGGCGAGATCGCCCGCGCCGCCGCCCGAGATGGCGCGACGCTCATCGCCTGCGGCGGCGACGGTACGCTCAACGAGGTGGTCAACGCCGTCGCGGGTCAGGCGGTGAAGATCGGGGTTCTGCCGGTCGGATCAGCCAACGATTTCCTCAAAACCTTCAATCCCTCGACAAAAGAGCACGAGGCGCGCATCCGCGGCTTTGCTGGATCGGCCAGCCGCCGCGTCGATCTCGGCAAGGTCGAGTTCGGCGGGGGCGAGTCGCGCTACTTCGTCAACTCCATCGGCATCGGCTTTACTGGGCGGATTGCCAGCACGGTGAAGGCGACGCCGTGGCTGAGAGGCGAACTCTCGTATGCCTGGGCGCTGGTGAAGGTGCTTTTGGGTTATAGTGCTGTAAAAATGCATATTACGCTCGATACCGTTGAGGGGATGGTTGATCTATACGAGCCGGTGTTCGCCTTTTCGGTCTCCAACGGAAAGGTCGAGGGTGGGAAGTTCCGCATCTCGCCGGATGCCGATCCATGCGACGGGCTACTCGATGTGTGCATTCTCAAGGCGATCCCCAAATGGCGCTTGCCCGGATATGTGCTGAAATATCTGAAGGGGAGCCAGATTTACGATTCCAAAGTCATCTACTGCAAGGCAAAGTCGGTCAATGTGTTCCTCTCCGTAAGCGAGGCCATGCACATGGATGGCGAGGTGATCGACAAGGCTGGCGGCGCAATCGCCATTACCGCCGAGCCGCTCGCGGTCGAGATGCTTTACGAGCCATAACGAAAAATCGATTCCCATGCAGGTCATCATTTTTGAAGACGAAAAAACGCCCCGCTTCACGCCGCTCGCCGACCTGAAGCCGGTGTACAATCTCGTGACCGGTTGCCATTCGCTCAGGGAGCGCTTCGTCGCGGCCTTCGGCGGTCGGCAGATGCTCACCTGGCACTTGCGCCGCCACATCGCGCCGTGGTTTGCGGAGGCCAATCCCGGCTCGGTGGTCAACAGCGTTCTGGAGGATGAGGTGCTGCTGGTCAACGGGCGGCTCATCTGCGATGCGGCGGTGACGCAGTTCATCGACGCGGAGCGGATCGCGTTGGGCGAGGCTATCGTTCAGAACGGCAATCTCCTCTTCTGCCGCACTAAGGCCGAGCCGCTTCATGTTTTAAATACGGTGTTTCCGGATACCATCGATGGCATGATGCTGGCCGGTGCGTTCTCCTGCGTCGAAGTTTCCGGGTTCCGTTTGATCGAGAATCTCTGGGATCCCGTGACGATGCACCCGGCGATGATGCGCGAGGACGGCGAGGCTCTGGCGCTCGGACGCATCGACGGCGAGGTGCATCCGTCAGCGATTCTTGTCAATCCGTCCGCGATCACCGTCGAAAAGGGCGCGGAGGTGAAGGCCGGAGCGGTGCTCGACGCCTCGGACGGCTTTATCTTTATTTGCGCGCGCGCGGTGGTGGAGCCGGTGGCGCTGCTGATGGAGAACGTCTTTATCGCGCCGGGCGCGAGGGTGAAGAGTGGCGCGAGGATTTACAGCAACGTCTTTGTCGGCGGCGGCGTGAAGGCAGGCGGCGAGATCGAGGATTCGATCATGGAGCCGTTCTCGAACAAGCAGCACGACGGCTTCCTCGGCCACTCCTACATTTCGAGCTGGTGCAACCTCGGCGCGGGCACCGACACCTCCGACCTCAAGAACAACTACAGCCAGGTGAGCATCGAGACCGCGCACGGCAAAATAGCCACCGGCCAGCAGTTCCTCGGCCTGTTGATGGGCGAGCACTCGAAATGCTCCATCGGCACCCGCTTCAACACCGGCACGGTGGTCGGCACTTCGTCCAACATCTTCGGCAACGGAATGCCCGCGAAGTACGTCCCGTCATTCTCCTGGGGCGACGGGAACACCGGCACGTCACGATACGAAGCCGACAAAGCTGTCGAGACGGCGCGAAAGGTGATGGCGCGACGCAAGGTCGAGATGAGCGCGGCGTATGAGGAGATGTTGAGGGCGGTGGCAGGGGAGTCGGAGTAACTTTGCTGCCAACTCATAGTGCTCGCTGGCATTTCTTGCCATCTTTGGATTAAATTGTTTCAAGTTTCTCCTTAGTCAATTCGTAGCCTCCCAACCTTACGGATTTGATCTTATTTGTTAACATTTATGCGAACCATTGAGTTTTTCAAGACATCAACTGGTAAAAGTGAGGTACTCCCCAGTTATAGGACAGCTATCGAGAGAAAATAAGTTTGTTCATGCGGCTTTCGGAATCAGTCGTTTATTGGCAGAATAGACTTTTGCCGGAACCTGACCATCAAGCGCTTTGTGGCGACGAACCGTGTTGTAGTCGTTGAACCAATGCTTCAGGCCTTTGTAGAGTTCGAGACCATCGGCTGGTGGGTTCAGGTAAATGTACTCATACTTGACGCTCCGCCATAACCGTTCGATGAAGACGTTGTCAATTGCTCGGCCTTTGCCATCCATGGAGAGTGCAGACTTGGACTCTGTGATGACGGCTTCGGCAAAGACCTCGCTGGTGAACTGGCTGCCCTGATCGGTGTTGAGAATCTTGGGTGCCCCGTGCAACCGCACGGCTTCAAGCAAGACCTCGGCACACCATTTGGCATCCATGGTATTCAACACCGACCAGTTCAGCACTTAGCGGCTTTTCAGGTCAATGATGGCCATCAGGTACATGAATCCATGGGCCATCGGCACATAGGTGATATCAGTTGCCCAAACATGGTCGCTGTGCTTGATCGCAAGTCCCCGGAGCAGATACGGATAGACCTTATGGCCCGGCGCCGGTTTCGAGGTGTTCGGCTTGGGGCCGATGGCTTCCAGACCCATAAGGCGATAGAGCCGCCGTACCCGTTTGAGGTTGATCTTGTAGCCTTTGTCCATACTCAGCCATTGCCACATACGGTAAACGCCGTAGTATGGCCTCAGCAGGTACTGCTCATCAATCAGCCGCATGAGCTCACGATTCAGCTTCGAGGTCTTTATCGGCTGATAATACAGGCCTGATCGGTGGATCGAAAGCAGGTCGCACTGGCGTTGCATGCTGATACCGCTATGTTCTTTCTCAACCATGGAGCGTCGTTCCGAGAGCGATTTTACGACTGCAATTTTTTTTTGAGCCAGTCGACCTCAACCTTCAATTGGCCGATGGTTTTGTAGAGTTCTTCGCTCTCCTGCTGATAATCCTGCTCGGTTTTCCTAGCCTTTTCACCTTTCGAAAAGACATCGGAGGTCTTGTCGAGGAACTCCCGTTTCCATTGAGTGATCTGGTTCGGATGAAGCTCATGCTTCTGGGCGAGTTCTGCCATGGGAAGCCGTTCACTGAGGGCTTCCAGGACGACCTTTGTTTTGAATTCAGGCGTAAACTTGCGGCGTGTTTGTTTCATAGTGACTGCTGGGTTTTTGTTGATCCAATTTAACCAGCCGTCCTATTTTTGGGGAGTATCTCAGTATCAGCATGCAACGCCAGTGCGACCTGCTTTCGATCCACCGATCAGGCCTGTATTATCAGCCGATAAAGACCTCGAAGCTGAATCGTGAGCTCATGCGGCTGATTGATGAGCAGTACCTGCTGAGGCCATACTACGGCGTTTACCGTATGTGGCAATGGCTGAGTATGGACAAAGGCTACAAGATCAACCTCAAACGGGTACGGCGGCTCTATCGCCTTATGGGTCTGGAAGCCATCGGCCCCAAGCCGAACACCTCGAAACCGGCGCCGGGCCATAAGGTCTATCCGTATCTGCTCCGGGGACTTGTGATCAGGCACAGTGTCCATGATTGGGCAGCTGATATCACTTATGTGCCGATGGCCCATGGATTCATGTACCTGATGGCCATCATCGACCTGAAAAGCCGCTATGTGCTGAACTGGTCGGTGTCGAATACCATGGATGCCAAATGGTGTGCCGAGGTCTTGCTTGAAGCCGTGCGGTTGCACGGGGCACCCAAGATTCTCAACACCGATCAGGGCAGCCAGTTCACCAGCGAGGTCTTTGCCGAAGCCGTCATCACAGAGTCCAAGTCTGCACTCTCCATGGATGGCAAAGGCCGAGCAATTGACAACGTCTTCATCGAACGGTTATGGCGGAGCGTCAAGTATGAGTACATTTACCTGAACCCACCAGCCGATGGTCTCGAACTCTACAAAGGCCTGAAGCATTGGTTCAACGACTACAACACGGTTCGTCGCCACAAAGCGCTTGATGGTCAGGTTCCGGCAAAAGTCTATTCTGCCAATAAACGACTGATTCCGAAAGCCGCATGAACAAACTTATTTTCTCTCGATAGCTGTCCTATAACTGGGGAGTACCTCACACTTTGTGGGTGGCGGCCTTCAATTTGTTATCAAAATTTCATCACATTCTTTATATGGCGTGCGGCCAAAAGCAATGAGATTTGGTGCT
Protein-coding sequences here:
- a CDS encoding helix-turn-helix transcriptional regulator produces the protein MPSFRTFGYRKEHWSFENRQGNYTRKYSLIGNDIIHVQELASQGIIPDHLYSADFTSLIGEENLTGKPVFIMIDCEPIIDLKFSYKREFTNLLTAQESDLRLIVLYNIKPSVRLQLEMLQSLSTEKLPVMLCESYKEAVTSILDFKSGNVASTKPDAGTDKAFSNAFLAEVSRILMLRQFNQLEIFPPENHASYPYFEILDMMRRDLQALEEEHQQSIERIEQEFRVLLASKNSLLDEQIEICKRSEQRFKAEKSALLSRIAAQEIEATRISTANAEKNAALRSLCEMIEKINIDPAAMEKISAQCATLFETSNQAALINTELTETDSVFLSKLQKKHPNLNQRELRISLMIKLDYHSRDIARSLGLSTRGIESIRYRLHKKIGLDKHNSLKTYLTNLATESL
- a CDS encoding low molecular weight protein-tyrosine-phosphatase, coding for MPVRILFVCYENICCSPMAEGAFGHAASLHGAGGFFEVESAGTVCYQSGSSPDHRAVRSAERHGIDISSIRAQCIDDLDLGRFDRIFAMDAENHRDMLDALDGLPVPVHMMTDFAHSDAGAEIEDPYYGSEEGFGRTMEQLLRSATGIVSALREAYELPIGELQAGAIFHHTGNGDGR
- a CDS encoding diacylglycerol/lipid kinase family protein; its protein translation is MNCPSANSKPGRFFTTPETAMGGSVTFIFNPAADKGRAASKADLIERSLAHFETASLETTRFAGHAGEIARAAARDGATLIACGGDGTLNEVVNAVAGQAVKIGVLPVGSANDFLKTFNPSTKEHEARIRGFAGSASRRVDLGKVEFGGGESRYFVNSIGIGFTGRIASTVKATPWLRGELSYAWALVKVLLGYSAVKMHITLDTVEGMVDLYEPVFAFSVSNGKVEGGKFRISPDADPCDGLLDVCILKAIPKWRLPGYVLKYLKGSQIYDSKVIYCKAKSVNVFLSVSEAMHMDGEVIDKAGGAIAITAEPLAVEMLYEP
- a CDS encoding GlmU family protein, with product MQVIIFEDEKTPRFTPLADLKPVYNLVTGCHSLRERFVAAFGGRQMLTWHLRRHIAPWFAEANPGSVVNSVLEDEVLLVNGRLICDAAVTQFIDAERIALGEAIVQNGNLLFCRTKAEPLHVLNTVFPDTIDGMMLAGAFSCVEVSGFRLIENLWDPVTMHPAMMREDGEALALGRIDGEVHPSAILVNPSAITVEKGAEVKAGAVLDASDGFIFICARAVVEPVALLMENVFIAPGARVKSGARIYSNVFVGGGVKAGGEIEDSIMEPFSNKQHDGFLGHSYISSWCNLGAGTDTSDLKNNYSQVSIETAHGKIATGQQFLGLLMGEHSKCSIGTRFNTGTVVGTSSNIFGNGMPAKYVPSFSWGDGNTGTSRYEADKAVETARKVMARRKVEMSAAYEEMLRAVAGESE
- a CDS encoding integrase core domain-containing protein; its protein translation is MLNWSVLNTMDAKWCAEVLLEAVRLHGAPKILNTDQGSQFTSEVFAEAVITESKSALSMDGKGRAIDNVFIERLWRSVKYEYIYLNPPADGLELYKGLKHWFNDYNTVRRHKALDGQVPAKVYSANKRLIPKAA
- a CDS encoding IS3 family transposase; amino-acid sequence: MVEKEHSGISMQRQCDLLSIHRSGLYYQPIKTSKLNRELMRLIDEQYLLRPYYGVYRMWQWLSMDKGYKINLKRVRRLYRLMGLEAIGPKPNTSKPAPGHKVYPYLLRGLAIKHSDHVWATDITYVPMAHGFMYLMAIIDLKSR
- a CDS encoding transposase → MKQTRRKFTPEFKTKVVLEALSERLPMAELAQKHELHPNQITQWKREFLDKTSDVFSKGEKARKTEQDYQQESEELYKTIGQLKVEVDWLKKKLQS
- a CDS encoding IS3 family transposase; the encoded protein is MQRQCDLLSIHRSGLYYQPIKTSKLNRELMRLIDEQYLLRPYYGVYRMWQWLSMDKGYKINLKRVRRLYRLMGLEAIGPKPNTSKPAPGHKVYPYLLRGLVIRHSVHDWAADITYVPMAHGFMYLMAIIDLKSRYVLNWSVSNTMDAKWCAEVLLEAVRLHGAPKILNTDQGSQFTSEVFAEAVITESKSALSMDGKGRAIDNVFIERLWRSVKYEYIYLNPPADGLELYKGLKHWFNDYNTVRRHKALDGQVPAKVYSANKRLIPKAA